ACCCGCACCAAGTGGCAGCTCCAGAGGCTGGCGACCGAGTGACGGTTTCAGGCGGCACACCTCTATAATCACGGGGATGTTCCGTGGCACGGCCGCCCTCCTGCTCTCGACCCTGCTCAGCACACCAGCGGCTGCGCAGTCCACGCGCGTGGAGACCATCGCCGACCAGCAGGCCGAAAAGGCGAAGCGACTGGGCGAGGAAGGCCCGTCGGACGCGGAGCGGGTCATCCGCCGCATCCTGATCTCGCCGCTGCTCAGCGGCGGCGACGGTGTCTACCCGTGGTTCGGCAGCGTCTTCGGCGGCGCCGGCATGGCGGCCGGCGCGGGCTATCTCAAGCGGCTGGAGAAGGCCGCCGCCATCAACCTGCTCGCCGGCGTGTCGGTGAACGGCTCGACGCTGTTCGAAACCCGGCTGGCGGCGCCCGAGCTGTGGCACGGGATGTTGCGGGTTGACGTCGGCGCGCAACGGCTCGAGGCCCGGGGCGTGTCGTTCTACGGCCTCGGCCCGTCATCGAACCAGGACGCGCGGGTGCGTTACCACTACCAGCCCACCGAGGCCGGCGGCAACGCGGCCCTCACACCGGCCAAGTGGCTGGCGTTCCAGGGCGGCTACTCGTTCGTGAGTCTCGATACGACGAGCGATGGTCCGGGCTCGCTCGCGAATGCCGGCCCCGGCCTCGGCGAGGGGTTGCGCTACCACGTCGTCCGCGCCGGGGCGGCCATCGACTGGCGGACGTCGCCGGGCTACAGCACGCGCGGCGGCTTCTATCGGGCGACGTGGGAACGGCACCGCGAGATGAACGATCGTCCGTTCTCGTTTGATTCCCAGGAGTACGAAGTGGTGCAGCTGGTGCCGCTGCTGCGCGAGCAATTCGTGCTCGCGGGCCGCGGCGTGGTCACCCTGACCAACACCGACGCGGGCCACCAGGTGCCGGTGATGCTCGCCCCGTTCCTCGGCAGCGGCAGCACGCTGCGCAGCTTCGCGAACCGGCGATTCACCGATCGCAACCGCGTGCTGCTGACCGGCGAGTACCGCTGGCGGCCGTCGCGTTACCTCGACATGGCGATCTTTCTCGACGCCGGCCAGGTGGCGGCCGACCGGAAGCAGTTCCGCGCCGGTGACCTCGAGACCAGCTGGGGCCTCGGCGCCCGCTTCCACGGGCCGTTGTTCACCGCGTTGCGGGTGGAAGTGGCCCGCGGCCGCGAGGGTCTCGGGTTGATTTTCGCCGGCAGCCAGATTTTCTGATCATGACGCGCCCACGCATCACCCTGGCGTTGCTCGTCGTCACCGCGATCACCTGGACCGTGAGCGCGCAGTCGCGGCGTTTTTTTCCAGACGATCCAATCTGGCGCGAGCCGATCACGCAGGACGTGAAGAACGCGAAGCGCTACGAGCCGGACCTGGCATACCAAACGCTCGAGAACCTGTTCTGGTTCCCCGGCGATCGCCAGGTGGGGCAGCGGGCGAAGAACCTCAACACCGTGGACGAAGTGCCGGACGGCCCGTTCTTCGTGAACCGCGCCGGACGCATGCCCTTGACGCCCGCGGAGGTGGCCCGCGCCGCCAACACCAGCGAAGGTCCCGCGCCCGGGCCGTGGACCGTGGTGTCGGCGAAGAGCGACGGCATCACGCCGGGCTTCACCATTCGCGACTCCGCCCGCCAGATCTGGTTCGTGAAGTTCGACCCGCCCGGCTGGCGCGCCATGGCGACCGGCAGCGAGATTGTCGCCGCCAAGCTGTTCTGGGCCGCCGGCTATCACACGGCCGAATACCACATCGCGCAGCTCAAGCCGGAGAACCTGTCGATTGACAAGGACACGCGCATCACGCCGTCCGGCGAGACGTCGCGGCCGATGCAGCACAGCGACCTCGCGTGGCTGCTGTCGCGCGCCGACGGCGACCCCGACGGCAGCTACCGCGTGATCCTCAGCAAGGCCACGCCCGGCCGTCCGGTCGGGCGCATCGGCTTCCACGGCACCCGCGCCGACGACCCCAACGATGTCGTCCCGCACGAGCATCGTCGCGAGTTGCGCGGCTATTTCGTGTTCGCGGCATGGCTGAACCATGTGGACGCCAAGGGCATCAACTCGCTGTCGTCGCTCGTCACCGAGAACGGGCGCAGCTTCATCCGCCATTACCTGCTCGACTTCGGATCGGCGCTCGGCAGCGCCGCGGTCGGCCCGCGCGAGGGATGGGAAGGGTATGAGCCGCTCCTGGAACTGCCGGGCGACGTCGGCAAGCGCGTGCTGTCGTTCGGCTTCAAGATCCCTCGGTGGCGCACGCAGGACTACTTCGAGTCGCCGAGCATCGGGCGGCTCCCGCGCGATCACTCGGAGTGGGATCCCGAGTCGTGGTGGCCGCACATCACGAACGCGGCGTTCCGGCACATGCGCGCCGACGACACGTTCTGGGCGGCGACGAAACTGGCCGCCATCACCGACGAGATGATCAAGGCGGCCGTCACCGAAGGGCGGTTCGGCGACCCGGCGTCCGAGGCGTTCCTCGCGCAGGCGATCGCCGATCGGCGGCTGCGCATCCTGCAGGCGTTCCTGCCGAAGGTGAATCCGATCGTGGACCCGGCCCTCGACGCGCAGGGCCGGTTGACGTTCCGGAACGCGGCGGTAGACGCGGCCGTATCTGATCGTGTGCCCGGCTACCGGGCCCTGTGGTACGCGTTCGACAACGCCGCCGACAAGGCCACGCTGGTGGCGACGACGGAAGAAACCCAGAGCCCGCTGCCGATGCCGCCAATGCCGGCATCCGAGTTCATCAAGGTGGATATTGCGGCGGTGGGTGGTCCCGAAGCCTGGACCCGTCCCATTTCCGTGTATTTTCGAAGGAATTTGGCTGGTTGGACGCTGGTCGGGCTGGAACGGCTACCCTGATGCGGCGACCGGCCGATACGTTCTGAGAGGGCAAATTCGATGGGACCCGCAGGTTCCATGCGATACTCAAAGACCCGTTTCGTCCATTAAAAAGAGAGTTTTTTGATGCGAATCCTGCGTTACGCCGCTTGCTCCGTGATTGCGTTGGCCCTGGCCACGCCGGCATTTGCCCAAGAGGTGGCGCCGGCCGATGCGGCCCGCGCCGCCGACACGGCGCCTGGCGCCGGCGATCAGCTCACGCCGCAGCTTCCCCGTCCCGGACTGCCGCTGCCGACCGGCCCTTTCGCTCCGCGCACGAGCAATGGCGAATCCGGCAACCTGTTCAAGCTGGTCGCCAGCGACTTCAGGCACTTCTTCAGCCGCGACACGGCGCACGTGATGGCCTACACGTCGATCGCCGCCGTTGCCACGGCCCCGTGGGACCGCGAGGGCGTGAACAATGGCTTCAACATTCCCACCACCCTCTTCGAGTCCGGCAACATCATGGGCGGCTTCGCATTCCAGGCGGTCGCGGGCTTTGCCGGCTACGGCGTCGGCAAAGCGTTCAAGAACGAGAAGATGGCAATGGTCGGACGCGACATCGTGCGCGCGCAGATCCTCTCGCAGGTCCTTGTGCAGGGTGTGAAGGTCACGATTCACCGCCAGCGTCCCGACGGAAGCAACAACCTGTCGTTCCCTTCGGGCCACTCGGCCAGCGCGTTCGCCACGGCGGCCGTCCTGCATCGGCACTACGGTTGGAAGGCCGGCGTGCCGGCGTATGCATTCGGCTCGTACGTGGCCCTCGCCCGCATGGCCTGGAACCGCCACCACGCCACCGACGTCGTGATGGGCGCCGGCTTCGGCCTCGCCGCGGCCCGCACGGTCACCATGAACGTGCGCGGCAGCAAGTTCGCCCTCGGCGTACAGCCCCAGGCAGGCGGCGCCTCGATCAACTTCACCAAGATCTACCAGTAGTCCTCACGCCATGAGGGGGGCCGACGTTCTCGTCGCCGTCCTGCTCTCGGGTTCGCTACTCGTCCCCCTTCCGTCCGTCGCGCAGCCGGCTTCGCCGCCGGCTGCCGCCGCGCTCACGCGCGAGCAGATGCGCGACTTCCTGCTCACGGCGAAGATCACCCGCTCACGCGACATCGGCAAGGGCGTCACCAGCCCCAAGCGCCTCACGCTGACCGACGGCACGCTGACCCACGACGCCGCGTTTCAAGCAGTGGACCTGCGGCAAACGGTGGCCAACCTGACGGGCGGCGGCCGGAACGCCGCGGTCGAGATGAACTTCGTTGACGCCTATCGCTACAACCTGGGCGCGTATGCGATCGCGGAGATGCTGGGTCTCGATCACATGATGCCGGTGCACGTGGAACGCCGGTGGGCGGGCAAGAGCGGGTCACTCAGCTGGTGGGTGGACACCCTGATGGATGAGGGTGAGCGGCTGAAAAAGAAGATCCCGCCGCCCAACGCCACGGACTGGAACCAGCAGATGTACCGCATGCGCGTGTTTGCGGCGCTCACCCGCGACACCGACCGCAACCTGGGCAACGTGCTGATCACGCCGGAGTGGAAGGTGATGATGATCGACTTCACCCGCGCCTTCCGCTTGCAGACGGAACTGCTCTACGCCAAGGATCTGGCCAAAATCGATCGCGCATTGCTGCCCCGGATTGAGGCCCTGAGCAGGGACGGCATCAAGCAGGCGGCGCGTGACTCCCTCACGACATCGGAGATCGAAGCCGTGCTCAAGCGCCGCGATGTGATTGTGGCGCACTTCAAGAAGCTGATCGCGGACCTCGGCGAAAACGCAGTCCTGTACTAGGGATCATCCCTTTCTGCTTCCCGCGCTATCTGACCGTCGTCGGTGGCCGCCGATGGCGCGTGGCGCGCTCGTAGGCCGCCGCCAGTTCCAGCAATCGCCTGTCATCCCACATCCTGCCCAGCAGCGAGATGCCCACCGGGTAGCGTCCGCCGACGAAGCCGGCGGGCACGGTCACCTGCGGCAGTCCGGTGGCGGCGCTTTCCTCACACGTGCCAGGTTCCGATCCGTAGCGCTCGAGGCCGCCTTCGTGCGTGTGCGGGCGCGCCTGGTTGGCGGGGAACAGGATGGCGTCGATCTTCTGCCGATCCATCAGGTCCACGAAGATCTGCCGGAACGTCTCGCGGCCGGCCAGGAAGCGGCGCGTGGCCTGATCGAGCTCCGCGCCGGTGGGCGCAGGGGCGAGTGCGCCTTCGAACCGCCGCGCGCTCACGGGCGCCAGCTTGCCAGAGGCCAGCAGGTCCTGGATGGTCAGCACCTTGTCGCCGGGCCTGGCGCCGCGCGACAGGTACGCCGTCCATGCCGCGCGCAGCGATCCCGGCGCCGCCCCGCGCGCCGCCGCATACTTCGCGTCGTAATCGGGAATGGCGACGTCAACCACCACGGCACCGGCGGACTGCAACTCCTTGATGACGCGCTCCATGTTGGCCGCCACTTCCCGCTCGCCGGTAAAGCCGACAAACCGCTGGCGGAGCGCGCCGATGCGCTTGCCCTTGAGCGACGCCGCATCGAGGCCCTGGGCGAACGATCCGGAGATGTGCGATGCCGCCGCGGCCGTGACCGGGTCCTCGGGGTCCGCGCCGGTCACCAGATCGAGGGCCAGGGCCACGTCACGCACCGACTTCGCCATCGGTCCCACCGCATCGTTGAAGGTGTTGAGCGGCATGACGCCGGCACGGCTGGTCAAACCGCGCGTTACACGGATGGTAGCCAGCGAGGCGAAGGCACTGGGGTTCGAGAGCGAATTGCAGGTGTCGGTGCCGAACCCGAGCGCGGCCAGGCTGGCGGCCACCGCGGTGGCACTGCCGCCGCTCGATCCAGCGGTGCTCAGCGACGGATCGTAGGCGTTGCCGACCGTGCCGCCGACCGAGCTGATGCCAAAGTCGCCGAAGGGAAACTCATCGAGGTTGGCCTTGCCGAGCACGACCGCTCCGCCCTGCTTCATGCCGGCCGCCACCCGTGAATCCAGGCGTGGCCGGTGGTCGAGCAGCGCGAGCGAGCCGCCCGTGCTTGGCAGCTCCGTGGCGTCGATGTTGTCCTTGAACACCACCGGGACGCCATGGAACGGGCTGCGGACGCGGCCGGCTGCTCGCTCGGCATCCCGCTCGCGCGCATCGGCAATGGCGCGCGGATTGATCGACAGCACCGCGCGGAACGCCGGCCCGTGCCGGTCGTAGAGTGTCAGCCGCGCCAGGTACTCGCGGGTGATGTCTTCCGAGGTGATGAGGTTCCGCGTCATCGCGTCCTGCAGTTCCGACACGGTCTTCTCGAACACGGTGAACGCCGCCGGCGCCGGCGCGCTCGCCGGCCAATTCACGATCTGCGATCGCTGGAGGGCCGTCAGGCCGCGCAGGTCCGGCTCCTTGACCAGTTGCTTCGCCATCTCGGTGACGCGCGCAATCTCGGAGCCCGCCGCCGGAACCTTTGCGTCGGCGCCGGCATAGACCGCCTCGCCGGTGACCAGCGCGTCCTTGATCGGAATGGGATAGCCACCGCGAGGGTCGTAGACCTCGCTCAGCCCTTTCACGACGAACGTCACGAGCGCGGCGGTCTGGCCCGGACGCAGCCGCAGCGTGAACACGTAGCCAATGTGCGACGTGTCGAAACCCGGCCACACGCCGTCAAACGGATCGCCATACATGTCGCCCACCGACGTGAGTGGGCCGCGCCGCGTGCCAAGGACATGGGCCGAGGGCCCATGGGCCGAAGGGCCGTCCATCGGATTGTCGGCGGCCTTCGCGTTCTGCATCACGGTGACGAAGCTGTCAGCCATGTCGATCTGCCGGTCGCCGCTCGAGGTCGTGGCCACCGCCACCCGCCCGCCATCCTCATAGGCGCCAACCGCGCCGCCCCAGGCGACCCGGACAATGCGATCTTCGGAGGCCGTGTTGGTGAAGGCGTCGAAATACCTGAGATAGGCGGTGTCTTTAGTGGTCGTGATGGCGCGCGAGGCGAGGATGCCCTCGCTCAGCACCGGCATGACCGAATCGAAGCGGCCGCCGCCGTCGTGGTGCAGGCCGAAGCCGTGCAGGTAATGATTGCTGATCAGCAACGTGTTGTCGGGGCGGCGCACTTGGAGCTTCAGGTAGCCGAAGCCGTTGAACGGGTTGGCGCGGCCGCCGGTGGCAATGCCGCCGCTGTCTTGCGCCCACGGCGAGGTGTCCTGGATGTCCCAGAACTGCCCGTCACCGGACGGCACGCGCGTCACGGCGCCAGCCGTCATCACGCAAAGCGCGGCACCGGTCACTGCGGTCGCCAAAGCCTTGAGAGTTCTCATGGCGCGAAGTATATCGAGGCCCCTATACTTTCGCGATGCGCACCAGAACGTTGCCCGCCTGCCTGCTGACCGTTTGCCTGATCGGGTTCGCCACGCTGCGCGGCCAGGACCGCCAGGCCGACGACGCGGCGAAGCCCGGCGAAGGGTTCACGCTCAAGACGGCCGAGACCATCGAGTTCACGACCGACGAGGTCACGTGGATGCAGGTGGACGTGTCGCCCGACGGGCGGACGATCCTGTTCGACTTGCTGGGGGATCTCTACACCATGCCGATCGGCGGCGGCGAGGCCGCGCGCATCATGGGCGGGCTGTCGTTCGAGAGCCAGCCGACGTGGTCGCCGGATGGCGGCACCATCGCCTTTCTGACCGACCGTACCGGCGTTGAGAACCTCTGGATCGCGAACGCCAACGGATCAAACCCGCGCGCGGTAAGCAAGGACGGCAAGACCAACGATCGGCCGCAGATCATGGTGTCGCCGGCGTGGACCCCCGACGGCCAGTACATCATCGTGTCGAAGTCGCGGCCGCCCGAGCCCGGCACGTTCGGCCTGTTCATGTACCACCGCGATGGCGGCACCGGCGTGCGCGTGGGCCCCGCGCCGCCGCCGCAGCCCGGACCGGATGCGCCGCCGGGCCCGCCGCCCGCGCCGCCCACCAACAAGATGGGCGCGGTGGTCACGCCCGATGGCCGCTTCATCTACTACACCCAGCGCACGGGCACCTTCACCTACAACGCGCGGTTCCCGCTGTGGCAGGTGTATCGCCACGACCGCGAGACGGGCGACGTCACGCAGGTGACCAACGCCCAGGGCAGCGCGATTCGCCCGGCCCTGTCACCGGACGGCAAGTGGATGGTGTTCGGCACGCGTCACAAGTCGCAGACTGGCCTGCGGGTGCGCAATCTCGAGACCGGCGCCGAGCGCTGGCTGGCGTATCCGGTGACGCGCGACGACCAGGAATCACGCGCCAGCCGCGACACCCTGCCCCGCTACGACTTCATGCCGGACGGCAAGTCGTTGATCGTGCCGGTGGGCGGCAAGCTGCAGCGCATCGACTTCGAGACCGGTGCCGCGACGCCGATCCCGTTCACCGCGAAGGTGCAGGCCGAGATCGCCCCGCGCGTGTACACGCCGGTGCGCGTGGAAGACGGCCCCGCGGTCCGCGCGCGACTGATTCGCTGGCCGACGCTCTCGCCCGATGGCTCGAAGATGGTGTTCAGCGCGATGAATCGGCTTTACATCAAGGACATGCCAAGTGGCAGTCCGCGGCTGCTCACTAGTGCGGCCGGGATCGTCGAGGGCGAATTCATGCCATCGTGGTCTCCTGATGGCCGTTCCATTGTCTACACCACGTGGACCACGACCGGCGGACTGATCAAGCGAGTGGCGGCCGCCGGCGGGCAGCCGGAGACCCTGACGCGCAGCGAAGGCTACTACCTCGACCCCACGTTCACGCCTGACGGCACGCGCATCGTGTTCCTGGCCGGCGCGGCGTCCGATCAGCTCTATTCGATCCTGATGGACACGCCGCCCGAGAACGAACGTGAAGGCGACGAAGAGTCGCCGCGCGAAATTGGCGGCGTGAGCCCGCCCAACACGCTCGAGATCCGGTGGCTGCCGGTGGCCGGTGGCGCCTCCACCCTGGTCGGATCGGCGCAAAGCGGCCGCGGCCCGCACTTCGCCCGCAACGACTCGTCGCGGGTGTACTTGACGACGAACCGCGGGCTGCAGTCGATCACCATGGACGGCTACGATCGCCGCACCCACCTGCGGATCACCGGCGTGGGTCCCGGCAACAATCCGCCGGCGGCCGACGACATCCGGCTGTCGCCGGATGGTTCGCGCGCGTTCGTGAGCCTGCAGGAGAAGCACTACCTCGTCACGGTCCCGCGGGCCGGCCGAGAGACCGTGGAAGTGCGCATCCAGGGGCGCGCCGACAACACCACCGTGCCGGTCAAGCGGATGTCTCTCGACGGCGGCGATTACCTGGACTGGACCGCCGACGGCACCGCCGTGACCTGGGCCTGGGGCGCGCAGTTCTTCCGGCAGGACCTCACCGCCACCGAGCCGCAGAAGACCGAGGTGGTCGTCGAGATGCCGCGATCGAAGCCGAAGGGTTCGGTGCTGCTGACCGGCGCGCGCATCATCACGATGAAGGGCGACGAGGTGATCGCGCAGGGCGACGTCCTGGTCACCGACAACCGCGTCGCCGCGGTGGGCCGCCGCGGCTCGCTCACGGTACCCGCCGGCACGCGGACGATCAGCGTCGCCGGCAAGACCATCATGCCCGGCTTCGTGGACGCGCACTCGCACATGTGGGCGCCGCGCGGCCTGCACCAGACCGAGGTCTGGCAGTACCTCGCCAACCTCGCTTACGGCGTGACCACCACGCGCGATCCGCAAACCTCGACGCCGGACGTGTTCGCCTACGCCGACATGGTGGACAGCGGCCTGATGCCGGGCCCGCGCATCTACGCCACCGGGCCGGGCGTGTTCGCAGGTTCGGGCATCGAAGACCGCGATGCCGCGTTCCGCTTCGTCAAGCGCTACAAGGAGGCGTATCGCACCAACACCTTGAAGCAGTACGTGGCCGGCGACCGCATCGTGCGCCAGTGGATCATCGAGGCCTGCAAGGAATACGGCATCACCGCCACCATCGAGGGTTCGCTCGACCTCAAGCTGAACCTGACGCAGATGGCCG
This genomic stretch from Vicinamibacterales bacterium harbors:
- a CDS encoding BamA/TamA family outer membrane protein, with translation MFRGTAALLLSTLLSTPAAAQSTRVETIADQQAEKAKRLGEEGPSDAERVIRRILISPLLSGGDGVYPWFGSVFGGAGMAAGAGYLKRLEKAAAINLLAGVSVNGSTLFETRLAAPELWHGMLRVDVGAQRLEARGVSFYGLGPSSNQDARVRYHYQPTEAGGNAALTPAKWLAFQGGYSFVSLDTTSDGPGSLANAGPGLGEGLRYHVVRAGAAIDWRTSPGYSTRGGFYRATWERHREMNDRPFSFDSQEYEVVQLVPLLREQFVLAGRGVVTLTNTDAGHQVPVMLAPFLGSGSTLRSFANRRFTDRNRVLLTGEYRWRPSRYLDMAIFLDAGQVAADRKQFRAGDLETSWGLGARFHGPLFTALRVEVARGREGLGLIFAGSQIF
- a CDS encoding phosphatase PAP2 family protein; amino-acid sequence: MRILRYAACSVIALALATPAFAQEVAPADAARAADTAPGAGDQLTPQLPRPGLPLPTGPFAPRTSNGESGNLFKLVASDFRHFFSRDTAHVMAYTSIAAVATAPWDREGVNNGFNIPTTLFESGNIMGGFAFQAVAGFAGYGVGKAFKNEKMAMVGRDIVRAQILSQVLVQGVKVTIHRQRPDGSNNLSFPSGHSASAFATAAVLHRHYGWKAGVPAYAFGSYVALARMAWNRHHATDVVMGAGFGLAAARTVTMNVRGSKFALGVQPQAGGASINFTKIYQ
- a CDS encoding amidase family protein is translated as MRTLKALATAVTGAALCVMTAGAVTRVPSGDGQFWDIQDTSPWAQDSGGIATGGRANPFNGFGYLKLQVRRPDNTLLISNHYLHGFGLHHDGGGRFDSVMPVLSEGILASRAITTTKDTAYLRYFDAFTNTASEDRIVRVAWGGAVGAYEDGGRVAVATTSSGDRQIDMADSFVTVMQNAKAADNPMDGPSAHGPSAHVLGTRRGPLTSVGDMYGDPFDGVWPGFDTSHIGYVFTLRLRPGQTAALVTFVVKGLSEVYDPRGGYPIPIKDALVTGEAVYAGADAKVPAAGSEIARVTEMAKQLVKEPDLRGLTALQRSQIVNWPASAPAPAAFTVFEKTVSELQDAMTRNLITSEDITREYLARLTLYDRHGPAFRAVLSINPRAIADARERDAERAAGRVRSPFHGVPVVFKDNIDATELPSTGGSLALLDHRPRLDSRVAAGMKQGGAVVLGKANLDEFPFGDFGISSVGGTVGNAYDPSLSTAGSSGGSATAVAASLAALGFGTDTCNSLSNPSAFASLATIRVTRGLTSRAGVMPLNTFNDAVGPMAKSVRDVALALDLVTGADPEDPVTAAAASHISGSFAQGLDAASLKGKRIGALRQRFVGFTGEREVAANMERVIKELQSAGAVVVDVAIPDYDAKYAAARGAAPGSLRAAWTAYLSRGARPGDKVLTIQDLLASGKLAPVSARRFEGALAPAPTGAELDQATRRFLAGRETFRQIFVDLMDRQKIDAILFPANQARPHTHEGGLERYGSEPGTCEESAATGLPQVTVPAGFVGGRYPVGISLLGRMWDDRRLLELAAAYERATRHRRPPTTVR
- a CDS encoding amidohydrolase family protein, whose translation is MRTRTLPACLLTVCLIGFATLRGQDRQADDAAKPGEGFTLKTAETIEFTTDEVTWMQVDVSPDGRTILFDLLGDLYTMPIGGGEAARIMGGLSFESQPTWSPDGGTIAFLTDRTGVENLWIANANGSNPRAVSKDGKTNDRPQIMVSPAWTPDGQYIIVSKSRPPEPGTFGLFMYHRDGGTGVRVGPAPPPQPGPDAPPGPPPAPPTNKMGAVVTPDGRFIYYTQRTGTFTYNARFPLWQVYRHDRETGDVTQVTNAQGSAIRPALSPDGKWMVFGTRHKSQTGLRVRNLETGAERWLAYPVTRDDQESRASRDTLPRYDFMPDGKSLIVPVGGKLQRIDFETGAATPIPFTAKVQAEIAPRVYTPVRVEDGPAVRARLIRWPTLSPDGSKMVFSAMNRLYIKDMPSGSPRLLTSAAGIVEGEFMPSWSPDGRSIVYTTWTTTGGLIKRVAAAGGQPETLTRSEGYYLDPTFTPDGTRIVFLAGAASDQLYSILMDTPPENEREGDEESPREIGGVSPPNTLEIRWLPVAGGASTLVGSAQSGRGPHFARNDSSRVYLTTNRGLQSITMDGYDRRTHLRITGVGPGNNPPAADDIRLSPDGSRAFVSLQEKHYLVTVPRAGRETVEVRIQGRADNTTVPVKRMSLDGGDYLDWTADGTAVTWAWGAQFFRQDLTATEPQKTEVVVEMPRSKPKGSVLLTGARIITMKGDEVIAQGDVLVTDNRVAAVGRRGSLTVPAGTRTISVAGKTIMPGFVDAHSHMWAPRGLHQTEVWQYLANLAYGVTTTRDPQTSTPDVFAYADMVDSGLMPGPRIYATGPGVFAGSGIEDRDAAFRFVKRYKEAYRTNTLKQYVAGDRIVRQWIIEACKEYGITATIEGSLDLKLNLTQMADGYSGQEHSLPIAPLYKDVTTFVAKTKTFYTPTILVAYGAPWSENYWFENENPAQDPKLRKWIPWELLDGMVRRRPQWFLPEEYGHNLIAKGVTDVIRAGGRAGLGSHGQLQGLGAHWETWNLASGGLTPHETLRIITLFSAEAIGLQQDVGSLEPGKLADLLVLDRNPLENIRNTNSIRYVMKNGELYEGDTLNVIWPVAKPLPKQFWWNTEPK